A stretch of DNA from Cryptomeria japonica chromosome 4, Sugi_1.0, whole genome shotgun sequence:
ATGCATGCAATCTCTTAGAAATGGACTAATCCTGTTTTTTAAACATAACATGATTAAACATGACATGATCTGACTTTTAACAGCAGCGAACTCTAAATACTATGACTCTTTCATCCTAAAAGATCTTCATCCTACTGAAAGTTTGCTCTCATAGATTAGCAGGTCCTTAAAATTCATCAGTAACAATTACTTTGATTATTGagtggattgcatttaataaaGTTGTAGATGTAACTTTCTAATAAAGTAATGTTCTCCTTCACCATTTGAAAGATCCTTCAAATTTGATGGTGCATTTTCCTTGGGTTGTTCATCACCATAACTAGATGCGTTCATGTCAAATATTCCCCATGGTTATTTAGTTCCCTTCTAATGTTTTGAAGATTATATTTTATCTAGACAGTTAGAATAAGTACAAAATAGATATACTTCTTAATTGCACTGACATTTGTAAACGATAGAAAATACATTCATTCCTTTCTTTGTTTTATAGCTGTCACTAACTTCGCCATATGCAGCTCCGAAGCTCAGCTAGTGAAGAAGGTCGTGAACAACATAATAAAGACACTTGACAGGGTGCCGTTACAAGTTGCCAAATACCCAGTGGGATTAGAAACGGTGAAAAAAGATCTCATTCAGAAATTGCATCTCGGTTCAGCCCAAACAGTGGTTAGATTTGGAATATGGGGTATAGGCGGTATTGGTAAGACCACAGTTGCAAAGGCCGTGTACAATGAAGCTTGTAATGATTTCGATGCCGTTTCGTTTGTATTTAATGTCCGCTCCACTAGCCTTACAAAATTGCAGGGGCAAATTCTCAAAGATTTGGTCAACTATGAAGAAGAACTGTACAGTGTGGAAAAGGGCAAATATTTGTTGACAGATCGTTTGCGAGGAATCCGTGCCCTTGTCATTTTGGATGATGTGGATGACCGAGTGCAATTGGAAGCCTTAGCTGGGCATTGGTTGTCTCCTGGCAGCTGCTTAATCATAACTTCTCGAGATCGACACATTCTCAATGCTGCTCACATCTCATCAGCATGCATTCACGAGATGAGCGGATTGGAAGAAAGTGAAGGTCTCCAATTGTTTAGCTGGCACGCCTTCCTCAGACCGTCCCCAATTCCCGGTTATGAAGTGCTCTCGAAAAGAATAGTGGAGGCTTGCAAGGGGCACCCTCTTTCTCTGGAAATAATTGGAGCTTTCTTGTATGATAAGCAGAAAGACACAGATATTGACTGCTGGAATGAAATTCTTGACAACTTTACAGTGAACAGAGACATATTTAAAACACTCAAAATCAGTTATAAAGGTCTTAGTGCTGAGGAAAGAGATATATTTTTGGACATTGCTTGCTTTTTTATTGGGGAACGCACAACTAATCCCATTCTTTTCTGGAAATCCATGTACAAGAATGTGTGCATTGCTATCACCAAGCTTTCATGAAGCTGCTAATAAAGATAGACGAGAAAGATGTATTTGATATGCATGATCTTGTGCGAGAAATGGGGCGAATGGTTGCTGAAGAAGAGCAAACCCGGCAATGGCGGACTGCGCAGTCAAGCAGTTCATCCAAAAATGTAAGCAATATCTCTGGCCTTCGTCTCTATAAAGGTGATTTACGGAGTCTTAAAATGTTGGGCACACCTCGTCTTCGCTATCTTCATTTGGAGTAAGTGCACATAGAAGATAGCATAGACAATCTTCCTCCAAGTTTGAGATGGCTAAAGGTGGATTCTTGTTCCTTTCCGAAGACAATGTACAGCTTGATTTTGTTCAAGGACTTAATTTTAATAATGAACAAGAAATTCACCTCTGTTGTGGACAGTATACCGCAATTGAGGATCATGGACTTGACTGACTGCAGATCCTTACAAAACCTCCCTGACAATATTGGTCATTTGTCACATTTGCAATCCTTGAATTGGTCTGGATGTCTGAAGCTGGATTGTCTTCCTAACACCATTTCCAACCTCTCACAACTGCTATACTTGAATTTGAGTTACTGTGAAAAATTACTATACCTTCCTGACAGCATTGGAAACTTGTCACAGCTACAGTACTTGAACTTAACTTGTTGTAGAATCTTAATTGAACTTCCTGACAGCATTGGCAAGCTATCACAGCTGAAGCAATTAAGTCTGAGCTGGTGCGAAAAATTGGGGAGCCTTCCAGAAAGCATTAGCAACTTGTCAAAGCTGGAAAGGTTGGATATGCTGAGGTGTCATACTGCATGGAAGTCAATTCGTTATTCCATTTTGATCCAGCCAAAACTATGCCTCTTAGGATTACCTCCCCGGGTGGAGGAGTGGCGAAGGGGTGAACAAAGGGAACGAAGTCTAACAAAGAATCAAGATCAAACAGAGGAGTGGACTACTCCAAAGTTTAGAGAATCCATGACAGAATTTAGGGCAACCTTAGCTCCGGAATGCCGTAAGTAAATGCTAACAGTCAGTTCTTTATAGCCTATCTTATAATTTGATGGATTGAAATTTTTGCTTTTCTCAAGTTGCATGAAATTGTAAAACAATGCACTGCCTGCAAAAATTTATATTGTTTAAGCTTCACACGAAGAGTAGATGAAAACTATATGCCTCAACCTCCTAATCATACATGTATTCATAATAGATCTTGCATTGAATCCTTAGGCCAATTGTATGCAATCTTAAGCAAAACTTACTCTTCAATAATATGTTTTTACATATGGTAATTATCACAAGTTAACATGGTTTTTTTATACCTTCAATCCAGAAAATTTGGAGTCCAAGCTCACAAAAATCAGAAATCAACTTAAACGAAGACCCGAACTCAAGTTGCCAGGCAAAGCAACAAAAGGTAACAAACATATATCGATCCCTTTCAATGGAAttgaataataatttatttagaaTAATTAATAAAGACGTATGAAATAAATTGAAATTATTAAAAGTCAATATGGTGGAAACTAGTACTTATCTCTATAATTAAACGATGAATGACTATAATGATCTCTTTGATGGTGGATTTTTATTGTTAAGATTTCTTCATGTAAATTAAAATTTTATCTATTTCGTAAGAGTTTGCTAATTTTGATTTACTAGTAAATGTTTCTCATAATATAGTTTTATGGTTAATGTCTGCTACTTTAATAAGTATTTCAATTTTGTTCACCATTTCTTATGATTTCACTATAATATTTTTTGTTATTTCTTAACATTTGTATCAAAACTTTAATTTTGATTAGGGGTGGCCTCTTTTGGAAGTTTTATCATTATTTAATTATAGTGGAATCTCTTGACATAGTGGTTTTTTTATAACTTTCTGTTCTTGGAATCTTGTTCTAAGATTGTGAAATTTAATAGCCCTAAATACAAGTTATGGaagataaaaaatagaataaaattcaTGTAAGTACATAGGACACGAGGCTATATATATGCCCCGATTGTGGCATTCAAGACCATGAGAGAAAATTGCTCCAAAGCAATAAGTCTAAAGTAGTACTAGAGATCTCAATTAGTGGTAGATTAGACATTGTCATATAACCAATAATGTGAGGAAGCTTATGTTGTCTTGAGTGTGACTATATTATAACATGGTTAGTTCATTTGAGCACATAGTAAGGAAGAAAAACATATTGTCCCCCAATGATGTGAGGTTCCTCTTACAATATGATTAGGTCATGCAGGTTTAATAGTGTAAAATATGACCATGAGAGTGTACATCAAAGTGATTGCACCCACATGAGAGAAATATTGCAATGATGTGTAGAGAGTATATTCTAACAATTAATAAGATAAAAAAATGGTGTATAGCTATGCAATGATAAGGTAACACAATCCTCTTTAGTATAGTAAGTATCATGTGATGATCGTGTTTAAGTACTCAAGTTAAAGGATAAGCATGTAGGAACACATGGATAATATGTAACCATGAAAACAAATGAAATTTGAGTTCCCCAAATGAGTAGAATTATTCAATGACACTCTCATAAGATGGTAAGAGAATATGAAAGATACTAATTAATAAATATATGCCCCTTAGCTACAGTGGTCAATAATAATATCATTAAAGATGCATAACATTAACAAACTCTTTCATTAGTTTCCATGAAAAATGGATAGGCTAAGGAAAGTGATGCAACTCAACTTTCCAAAGTCTTAACAAACTACAAAATATTCCAACAACACAATTCATGTTGGATATATGAAGTCCAATGGTCATTCTGTCTTTCCCTCCAATTGTCTCTTGCCCATTCATATTTTGGATAATGCAATTATGTCTATTTATATATGGAGAAAACTATTGTTGACTTTATTGTAAAAATAAGAGATTAATAAAGAGTTTTTCCCTACTTCATAAATGGAAGTAGCTtttatggtgaaccactataaatttgATGTTTGTCTTTGATGGTATGTCTTATGtttaattttcatttttcatttcaattaGTTATCACTTCATAGTTAATGATTGGTATCAAATCTTAGTGTTGAGGCCACTTGAAAATTGGTGAATAAATTCTCAAAAAATGGAGGAAGTATAAAAATGGAGAATAGAGAAATTCTCAAGGCAAAACTTTAGATTTTGGAAGGTGCAAATGGATTCATTGCTCACTAAACAAGATGTCTCACTCATTTTGAAGGGGAAAGATAATGAGTTTAATTCCATGACTAATGAGGAGTGGGAGAAATTAGACAAGAAAGAAAGAGCCATGATCTTCTATTCATTATCCAACATCATTCTCTTTAATGTTTTAACTGAGAAGACCACTATTGAAAACCTCTGTGTAGAGTTGAAAAATCTCCTTAACACATAGTTAGCTAAAGAGATCATGCATTTTGGATCTATGATGCGGGGCTCAAGACCATATTGGAACAAGTATTAGTGTGAAATAACTAATATgattgggtaaaagtacaaacctacgtcacacttttacaaaggaaaaggctaacacaacaataactattcaatttcgtcgccataaaagtgtaatttgtattttgaatttgaagatgatgtaaattgatgaaatgtgtaaaatttgttgaagttgaagtctactattttttttaaaaaaaatttcaataatttatatatttttttaattttaaagtccattttttattactgaaaaatgttgaaaaacagggggtttggttcccacctcaaaagtaaatgtaaattaactttttttcttctcattttgatattagttatagatcacatatttatatagtgcatgaaaaaaaaattaaaaaattttgatgtatattttctttgtaatagcatttggaagtcgaatacaccagaatttgatagtttttgtctcccaccacaatttgtctattcaatttatgataatccaaaaactaaaaatacccttttggagaagactctgtCTTCTAGTGAACaatagttttttcaattttttttgaagtgattcaatattttttttcatttttcaaagcaacctcatatcaaacaaaagaatacctagttgtagtatttcttattttttatatattaaatgtaatcaaaacattaaaaaaattataacagtagaatcgtgacttcgatctctaaaaaatggtatttttaattattttaataagtttaatttacctattgaattttgttgcagaagtgacaagtttgagaaaatcatcatttttgttgatgtggctaccACTTGGCATTCCATATAAGTCGTTCCGGCTGGAAACATTCCCGTTGGAAGGGTTCTGACCAGAACTGTGAGGGCCGACATGACCGGTCATACAAGCGACTGGTCACTTGAACCACATATAACAAATAATTATTTTCCCATTaaaaaaaccaaatcaatcaagtgcgaaaataataagagttattttttgcaaaaaatctttttttttccaaataaagtggcattttggagcgagtaggaagattataaaggggcgaagattttgaattttttttcaaaatgcatctaccctttccaagtatgttattttaaattattttttcaatcatgcttaatttacaacattagatgtttttttggaaattaaatattttttagattaaccatATTCTTTAGTCACCGCAATACGACGATAACCATTACTTggccatatatccaacactatttagcattgaattatattatattttatttcctaatacttgactcaaattctctatatattagctaagtgatttcaagc
This window harbors:
- the LOC131875262 gene encoding disease resistance protein RPV1-like; amino-acid sequence: MSNIPHAVTNFAICSSEAQLVKKVVNNIIKTLDRVPLQVAKYPVGLETVKKDLIQKLHLGSAQTVVRFGIWGIGGIGKTTVAKAVYNEACNDFDAVSFVFNVRSTSLTKLQGQILKDLVNYEEELYSVEKGKYLLTDRLRGIRALVILDDVDDRVQLEALAGHWLSPGSCLIITSRDRHILNAAHISSACIHEMSGLEESEGLQLFSWHAFLRPSPIPGYEVLSKRIVEACKGHPLSLEIIGAFLYDKQKDTDIDCWNEILDNFTVNRDIFKTLKISYKGLSAEERDIFLDIACFFIGERTTNPILFWKSMYKNVCIAITKLS